In the Malassezia vespertilionis chromosome 3, complete sequence genome, one interval contains:
- the PBP2_1 gene encoding PAB1 binding protein (COG:A; EggNog:ENOG503NYWM), with protein sequence MSASAGSDHAAGAACVSELHSPVGHDNGETNLPTAFNVPSMSHVDATVAQALVQEAHRAQTMAGFPTDAALSAATNAPQPVVPLQPSYTQTVPAPIVLRVLIITSDASVIIGKQGRHINEIRELSNARLNISESVPMSPERILTVSGPLDAVSKVFGLIVRRMTDEPYDEPSVPGMRIVTIRLIIPNSRMGSIIGKQGNKIKEIQEASGAALNAGETMLPGSTERVLSITGVADSIHIAVFYVGTILLEHPDRNANNLAYRPSAAPTARSMSTAPFNPTTAPMSSAQPASAYRYGGTASPNPLPSTLAPGSQTQQIFIPNDLVGCIIGKGGQKINEIRQLSASHIKIMDRGAGTAAGGTGSERLVTITGPPPNIQMAVTLLYQRLEQEKLRLSQNASGGI encoded by the coding sequence ATGAGCGCTTCAGCTGGAAGCGACCATGCagccggcgctgcttgtgtGTCTGAATTGCATTCACCAGTCGGTCATGACAATGGCGAAACAAACTTGCCGACTGCGTTCAATGTGCCGTCCATGTCCCATGTAGATGCTACCGTGGCGCAGGCACTTGTTCAAGAAGCACACCGTGCACAAACCATGGCCGGGTTTCCGACAGATGCTGCGCTCAGCGCAGCAACAAATGCTCCGCAGCCTGTTGTGCCATTGCAGCCATCCTATACCCAGACTGTACCTGCACCTattgtgctgcgcgtgttGATTATCACAAGTGACGCAAGTGTAATTATTGGGAAGCAAGGCCGTCATATCAATGAAATTCGCGAGCTCAGCAATGCGCGTCTCAATATCAGTGAAAGCGTTCCTATGAGCCCGGAACGCATACTTACCGTTTCCGGTCCACTTGATGCTGTAAGCAAAGTTTTTGGTTTAAtagtgcgccgcatgaCGGATGAACCGTATGATGAGCCGTCCGTCCCAGGCATGCGCATTGTGACAATCCGGCTCATAATTCCGAATTCACGCATGGGATCCATCATTGGTAAGCAAGGCAACAAGATCAAGGAGATTCAAGAGGCCAGCGGTGCTGCATTGAATGCAGGAGAGACGATGCTGCCGGGATCTACGGAACGCGTTTTGAGCATTACCGGAGTTGCCGACTCGATTCACATCGCCGTGTTCTATGTGGGCACCATTCTTTTGGAACATCCAGATCGCAACGCGAACAATTTGGCGTACCGCCCCTCGGCTGCACCCACAGCTCGCTCTATGAGTACCGCGCCATTTAACCCAACTACAGCTCCTATGAGCAGTGCACAGCCTGCAAGTGCATACCGCTATGGTGGCACGGCCAGTCCAAATCCACTGCCATCCACATTAGCGCCCGGCTCGCAGACGCAGCAGATCTTCATCCCTAATGATTTGGTTGGCTGCATTATTGGAAAAGGCGGACAGAAGATCAATGAAATTCGCCAATTGAGTGCCAGTCATATCAAGATCATGGATCGTGGCGCCGGCACAGCTGCGGGCGGGACCGGATCGGAGCGTTTGGTGACTATTACTGGGCCGCCTCCGAACATTCAAATGGCAGTCACTCTTTTATATCAGCGCCTTGAGCAGGAAAAGCTTCGCCTATCTCAAAATGCAAGTGGCGGAATTTAA
- a CDS encoding uncharacterized protein (TransMembrane:4 (i53-73o85-108i275-297o317-338i); EggNog:ENOG503NV86; COG:Q) — protein MVRHDDKPVAKPSAFREFTGAFREMFSRGKSDGNYPPLERIYALMMPEKRNMLVALVLLLIASGVTLSVPFTIGKVVDFFSTPDVSLPLGLTLPTVAALLLLVFAFGAMARAGSNILLELSGVRVIQRMRDRTFASAIRQDVAYADKGGGDTVSRINMDCNIVGDAITTDLADGVRSAVTVCAAGSAMFFISTKLTMVMMCVIPPAALGAALYGRFLRNLTHRTQDAVGHMTRFTEERLNPPAFRTITAYNAQRSECKQFDRHVEDIVRLQTKEAYAGGIFHSGLGFVGNCAIVTLLTYGGHLVSLGQLTVGDLTSLLMYTAYLGGGVMLMTSFFTSLMKGVGAGARVFQLLDRTPAIKLGAGRALDVAKVDRRGAHIHFDNVRFSYPSRPTSPILNGVTLDIKPGSSVALVGSSGAGKSSVHALLLRFYEPDSGTVELDGADVREFTPESLRSVMGVVPQEPILFEGTIADNIAYGFPSATRAQVENAATAAHCTEFIRMMPNGFDTRIGPRELSGGQRQRIAIARALIREPSVLLLDEATSALDSASELLVNQAVTDIIEEGRVTVWIIAHRLSTIRAAGHIMLLNDGQIAESGTFEQLDRPGTQFRALMATQLTSVTDAPPERPFADRTPGARRGLHTARRAAPHKHVPSPVWSVQTLVQRALAKHQLRLDDALLHRLHELAALPQPEKETLRRSSP, from the exons ATGGTGCGCCACGACGACAAGCCCGTGGCAAAGCCGAGCGCGTTCCGCGAGTTTACGGGCGCGTTCCGCGAGATGTtctcgcgcggcaaaagcgATGGCAACTACCCGCCGCTGGAGCGAATCTATGCACTGATGATGCCCGAGAAGCGCAACATGTTggtggcgcttgtgctgctgctcatTGCCTCGGGCGTCACGCTCAGTGTCCCGTTTACGATCGGCAAGGTGGTCGACTTTTTTTCCACGCCAGATGTGTCGCTGCCGCTTGGTCTGACGCTCCCGACCgtggccgcgctgcttttgctTGTTTTCGCGTTtggcgccatggcgcgtgcaggGTCGAACATCCTGCTTGAGTtgagcggcgtgcgtgtgaTCCAGAGGATGCGCGACCGCACCTTTGCAAGTGCCATCCGCCAGGACGTCGCGTACGCGGACAAGGGGGGAGGAGACACGGTCAGCCGCATCAATATGGACTGCAACATTGTCGGCGACGCCATCACGACCGACCTCGccgacggcgtgcgctcTGCCGTCACCGTCTGTGCCGCCGGCAGCGCCATGTTCTTCATCAGCACCAAGCTCACGATGGTTATGATGTGCGTCATCCCTCCggctgcgctcggcgccgcgctctacgggcgctttttgcgcaatcTCACACACCGCACCCAGGACGCCGTCGGCCACATGACGCGCTTCACCGAAGAGCGCCTGAATCCTCCTGCCTTCCGCACCATTACCGCATACAATGCCCAGCGCTCCGAGTGCAAGCAGTTTGACCGGCATGTCGAGGACATTGTGCGCCTCCAGACGAAGGAAGCGTACGCGGGCGGCATCTTTCACTCGGGCCTCGGGTTCGTCGGGAACTGTGCCATTGTCACGCTGCTCACCTACGGCGGCCACCTCGTCAGTCTCGGCCAGCTTACTGTGGGCGATCTCACTTCGCTGCTCATGTACACTGCGTaccttggcggcggcgtgaTGCTCATGACCTCCTTCTTTACCTCGCTCATGAAAggcgtcggcgcgggcgcgcgTGTCTTTCAGCTCTTGGACCGCACGCCCGCCATCAAGCTGGGCGCGGgacgcgcgctggacgtggCCAAGGTCgaccgccgcggcgcgcacattCACTTTGACAACGTGCGCTTCAGCTATCCTTCGCGCCCCACGTCGCCCATCCTCAACGGCGTCACGCTCGACATCAAGCCAGGCAGCAGCGTGGCTTTGGTCGGGAGCTCGGGTGCCGGGAAGTCCTCTGTCCACGCCCTCCTGCTCCGCTTTTACGAGCCGGACAGCGGCAcggtcgagctcgacggcgccgacgtgcgcgaATTCACGCCGgaatcgctgcgctccgtCATGGGCGTCGTGCCCCAGGAACCCATCCTGTTCGAAGGCACCATTGCGGACAATATCGCGTACGGCTTCCccagcgccacgcgcgcacagGTCGAAAACGCAGcgaccgcggcgcactgcaccgAGTTCATCCGGATGATGCCCAACGGATTCGATACACGCATCGGCCCCCGCGAGCTCAGCGGCGGGCAGCGCCAGCGAATTGCCATTGCCCGCGCGCTTATTCGCGAGCCGAGTGTCCTC CTCCTGGACGAGGCCACGTCTGCCCTCGACTCTGCCTCGGAACTCCTGGTGAATCAGGCAGTGACCGACATCATCGAGGAGGGCCGCGTGACCGTGTGGATCATCGCTCACCGCCTCAGTACCATCCGCGCGGCCGGGCACATTATGCTCCTCAACGACGGCCAGATTGCAGAGTCGGGCACGttcgagcagctcgaccgCCCCGGCACGCAGTTCCGCGCGCTGATGGCCACCCAGCTCACTTCCGTCACCGACGCGCCCCCGGAG CGTCCTTTCGCCGACCgcacgcccggcgcgcgccgcggattGCAcaccgcacgccgcgccgcgccgcataAACACGTGCCAAGCCCTGTGTGGAGCGTCCAgacgcttgtgcagcgcgctttggccaagcaccagctgcgcctcgacgaTGCGTTGCTGCACCGTCTGCACGAGCTCGCCGCCCTGCCGCAGCCCGAGAAGGAAAC cttgcgccgctcatcGCCATGA
- the NMD2 gene encoding mRNA decay protein (COG:A; BUSCO:EOG09260BZ0; EggNog:ENOG503NUZF) — MSADAEDSLRQAFVECLARERKREAWRESWLVRNIAVQRAETRQHVETPSLKRSTMLMRRMRQGNLCDTADWILGEIQCVGLHKYIDELVPAIMDMLCKCTLFKERMAAIEILGELYGLYGDDLRVPLTVQVQNYIVPVVPDAAKQKSSEQCKKGDEARIVMQRSLIRVVAEMAFTGLIGVTDAADCQESLTQSTAWLYQQLAAFMYNDPAFVYLPIIMYALRSYASILVKYAPLHDAGESVECWEEDTLVPGAQKVRFRLLFESYFARLVAHLQSLQQTLQACAQRIRNAIPRYGAVTVFEERENALQCDLHEYDALCEELRTFAQMIQVRCPTLKQISLEADTAGEHAQMLARIDADIEAGKSAWDNETERAFYTELLSVRVAECDDGVDLLFKKLLSVQNVMMLDHLARQFALHNTDNVRAKLCKHIMDVPCDRQNLYPFYARLTATLQCCMPSVLVQVLEALARDFRHLLSNGQGEHKVSARRKLMLFYAELTQFHLVPIATIFQLLSNLLDQFKSHSIEMLAMFLGRCGRFLLLNRALSARMLGYLEQMQRKRNALHLDMHDDAMLQNAYYDCLPQEKTQEKQVPLSEEMQLLHFLFAHKMRPANVSAVVEVLRRVDFAREEHHKYLLQRFTRPWEYNTEVYAVLAQVLRFLAGNKAFANKVVDNVIEQIQQCVETNAYAENQRKYALVRYFGQLYRSSIVADSTMLDMLWYLCVETQGDGPLEYMRIRLVNALLVVLRPVTIPHKAFDDVMLVYFAYLGQKKQPIPAEVAQDLALSVGTIFKGMGRDEHMYKNAALRARTMLNTHHSETLRGRAERYFATRDSRAKDPPKELQNQAVMHMTPHAQRDAPSQQTDTLARATKPVALLSRNGRSIQVHVPSHAYISRT, encoded by the coding sequence atgtcAGCGGACGCGGAGGactcgctgcgccaagcgttTGTAGAATGCTTGGCACGTGAACGCAAGCGAGAGGCGTGGCGCGAGTCGTGGCTCGTTCGAAACATTGCTGTACAGCGTGCAGAAACCCGCCAGCATGTAGAAACGCCTTCGTTGAAACGGAGCACGATGCTGATGaggcgcatgcgccaagGCAACCTCTGCGATACTGCAGACTGGATTCTTGGTGAAATACAGTGTGTCGGACTGCACAAGTATATTGACGAGCTCGTTCCTGCAATAATGGACATGTTGTGCAAATGTACTTTGTtcaaggagcgcatggcGGCGATAGAGATCCTCGGCGAGCTCTACGGCCTCTATGGCGACGATTTGCGCGTGCCCCTCACAGTCCAAGTGCAGAATTACATTGTGCCGGTCGTGCCGGATGCAGCAAAGCAAAAATCGTCTGAGCAGTGCAAGAAAGGAGACGAGGCGCGGATTGTCATGCAGCGTTCCTTGATCCGCGTTGTAGCTGAAATGGCATTCACCGGCCTCATTGGTGTAACAGACGCTGCGGACTGCCAAGAAAGTCTGACACAGTCGACAGCATGGCTGTACCAACAGCTTGCTGCGTTCATGTACAACGACCCTGCCTTTGTATACCTGCCGATCATCATGTATGCGCTTCGGTCTTACGCGTCGATCCTTGTAAAATATGCGCCATTACACGACGCAGGTGAGAGTGTCGAGTGCTGGGAAGAAGACACTCTTGTCCCAGGAGCCCAAAAAGTACGGTTCCGTCTCCTCTTTGAGTCctactttgcgcgcctcgtaGCGCACCTGCAGTCGCTGCAACAAACGCTgcaagcgtgtgcgcagcgaatcCGGAATGCCATTCCTCGATACGGAGCTGTGACTGTGTTTGAGGAGCGAGAGAATGCATTGCAATGCGATTTACACGAAtacgatgcgctgtgcgaaGAGCTGCGGACGTTTGCGCAGATGATTCAAGTGCGGTGCCCGACGTTGAAGCAAATTTCCCTCGAAGCAGACACCGCAGGTGAGCACGCGCAAATGTTGGCTAGAATCGACGCGGACATTGAGGCGGGCAAAAGCGCATGGGACAACGAGACGGAGCGCGCGTTCTACACCGAACTTTTGAGCGTAAGAGTTGCGGAATGCGATGACGGGGTGGATTTGCTTTTCAAGAAGCTCTTGTCTGTGCAAAATGTTATGATGCTGGACCACCTTGCGCGGCaatttgcgctgcacaataCGGACAACGTACGTGCGAAGCTTTGCAAGCACATTATGGACGTGCCATGCGACCGCCAAAACCTGTATCCCTTTTATGCGCGACTCACCGCGACACTGCAATGTTGCATGCCCTCTGTCCTTGTGCAAGTGCTCGAAGCATTGGCGCGCGATTTTCGACACCTGTTGTCCAATGGACAAGGCGAGCACAAAGTtagtgcgcggcgcaagctcaTGCTTTTCTACGCTGAGCTCACTCAATTCCACCTCGTGCCCATTGCGACCATTTTCCAGTTGCTGAGCAATCTTTTGGATCAGTTCAAGTCGCACTCTATTGAGATGCTTGCGATGTTTTTAGGAAGATGTGGCAGGTTTCTGCTCTTGAACCGTGCATTGAGTGCGCGGATGCTGGGATACCTGGAGCAAATGCAGCGAAAACGGAATGCTTTGCATTTGGATATGCATGACGATGCGATGCTACAGAATGCGTACTACGATTGCCTGCCGCAGGAAAAGACACAGGAAAAACAAGTGCCTTTATCGGAGGAAATGCAGCTTCTCCATTTTCTTTTTGCCCACAAGATGCGCCCCGCGAACGTTTCCGCCGTCGTAGaggtgctgcggcgtgtAGATTTTGCACGTGAAGAACACCACAAGTATTTGCTGCAGCGGTTTACCCGGCCGTGGGAGTACAACACAGAGGTGTACGCCGTCTTGGCCCAGGTGCTGCGCTTTCTCGCGGGGAACAAAGCTTTTGCGAATAAAGTGGTGGACAATGTCATTGAACAGATCCAGCAATGCGTGGAGACGAATGCGTATGCGGAAAACCAGCGCAAGTATGCGCTTGTGCGGTACTTTGGGCAGTTGTACCGCTCATCTATCGTCGCCGACAGCACCATGCTTGACATGCTGTGGTACTTGTGTGTCGAGACGCAGGGTGATGGCCCGCTAGAATACATGCGCATACGCCTTGTGaacgcgctgcttgtcgtACTTAGGCCCGTCACGATACCACACAAAGCCTTTGACGACGTTATGCTTGTATATTTTGCATACCTTGGCCAAAAAAAGCAGCCGATACCCGCAGAAGTTGCGCAGGATCTAGCGCTGTCGGTGGGTACTATATTCAAAGGAATGGGGAGGGACGAGCATATGTATaaaaatgcggcgctgcgcgcgcgcaccatGCTAAATACACACCACTCCGAAACGCTGCGAGGGAGAGCCGAGCGCTATTTTGCAACGCGTGATTCTCGGGCCAAGGATCCGCCCAAGGAGCTTCAAAATCAGGCTGTGATGCACATGACCCCCCacgcccagcgcgacgcgccttcTCAGCAGACCGATACCCTAGCGCGTGCAACCAAGCCAGTCGCGCTTCTTTCGCGGAATGGAAGAAGCATTCAAGTGCACGTTCCGAGCCACGCGTACATTTCGCGTACATAG
- the GCD1 gene encoding Translation initiation factor eIF-2B subunit gamma (COG:J; EggNog:ENOG503NXWR) — protein sequence MVPTQAPHHARFQPVIFSDAGTTLYPLCETRSEPLPKALVPVLNRPMIAFPLQWLVSAGFRACLLVAPIAEHSALAAALRTLSLVAPNADTEYSAKPNVAVTARNVGPTLVGTESSSPSKPVMHVELVPFGPKPGESVRSLWHPNTPLTRARWGTAQILYWLAATRKLELDPLIVPLDLIAPDTPLSALIATHLSSMPDPPTLSCLFYERGAGEGTGKDRERDGPANLFSVYARTPLRVQEGTLPSPGARRDVISVHAPLLVMDSDDVLDKNASDLELRMSLLWKHPHARVSTTLLDSLVYIVRLAPLLPLLEKHPELNNIIEQLVPFMIKCSWQTRLSKKAAWNVPLDAAATNSIPDTSLELSNTNVPPPWMSITESDAAWAPYHPRCELVIQRLRPGLQRSLPPAAELEKVRAGMPGEESFIARANTVPTYLECNRYLLRHATSPEGLAHFSLPSVSGTGSLPYEPNRDTDSSIHPRAQLSADCMVGAGAKIEERATIKHSILGRNCAVGKGARIMRSVLMDGVHVGDNAKLENCIVGHEATIGDRSLLRETDVGPQYAVARGAESKNEKLVVFDGETDEADIQMH from the coding sequence ATGGTgccgacgcaagcgccgcatcatGCACGGTTTCAGCCGGTGATTTTCAGCGATGCCGGTACGACATTATACCCATTGTGCGAGACGCGCTCCGAGCCGCTGCCCAAGGCGCTCGTTCCCGTGCTCAACAGGCCCATGATCGCTTTTCCGCTCCAGTGGCTCGTCTCTGCGGGCTTTCGCGCTTGCTTGCTTGTCGCGCCCATTGCCGAGCActcggcgcttgctgctgcgctgcgcacgctgtCGCTGGTCGCGCCGAATGCAGACACCGAGTACTCCGCCAAGCCCAACGTTGCCGTcacagcgcgcaatgtgGGGCCGACGCTCGTCGGCACCGAgtccagctcgccgagcaagcCCGTCATGCACGTCGAGCTCGTTCCTTTCGGGCCGAAGCCTGGCgagagcgtgcgcagcctCTGGCATCCAAACACCCCGCTCACGCGTGCGCGGTGGGGCACCGCGCAAATCTTGTACTGGCTCGCAGCCACACGcaagctcgagctcgaccCGTTGATCGTGCCGCTGGACCTCATCGCACCCGACACCCCTCTTTCGGCGCTCATTGCGACACATCTGAGCTCTATGCCCGATCCACCCACACTCAGCTGCCTCTTTTacgagcgcggtgcgggcGAAGGCACGGGCAAAGaccgcgagcgcgacgggcCTGCGAATTTGTTTTCTGTGTATGCGCGCACTCCGCTGCGCGTCCAGGAAGGCACGCTGCCGAGCCCAggtgcacgccgcgacgtgATTTCTGTCCATGCTCCGCTCCTCGTCATGGACTCGGACGACGTCTTGGACAAGAACGCATCGGACTTGGAGCTGCGCATGAGTCTGTTGTGGAAGCATCCGCACGCACGTGTAAGCACAACCTTGCTCGACTCCCTCGTGTACATTGTGCGCCTAGCACCGCTTCTCCCGCTCCTCGAAAAACACCCGGAGCTGAACAATAtcatcgagcagctcgttCCTTTTATGATTAAATGCAGCTGGCAAACGCGCCTCAGCAAAAAAGCCGCGTGGAATGTGCCGCTGGACGCTGCCGCGACGAATAGCATTCCCGATACTTCGCTCGAGCTGTCGAATACCAACGTGCCCCCGCCGTGGATGAGTATCACAGAGTCAGACGCTGCTTGGGCTCCGTACCACCCACGCTGCGAGCTCGTTAtccagcgcctgcgtcCTGGATTGCAGCGCTCTCTGCCGCCTGCCGCCGAACTGGAAAAGGTGCGCGCCGGGATGCCTGGCGAGGAATCGTTTatcgcacgcgcgaatACCGTGCCGACGTACTTGGAGTGCAATCGATacctgctgcgccacgcgaCCTCTCCGGAAGGCCTCGCCCACTTCTCGCTCCCCAGCGTTTCTGGCACTGGATCTCTACCATACGAGCCAAACAGGGACACCGACAGCTCCATCCATCCCCGCGCACAGCTCTCAGCAGACTGCATGGTCGGCGCAGGGGCGAAAATTGAAGAGCGCGCGACAATCAAACACTCGATCCTCGGGCGGAACTGCGCCGTGGGCAAAGGCGCGCGTATTATGCGCTCCGTTCTCATGGACGGTGTCCACGTCGGCGATAACGCTAAGCTCGAGAACTGTATTGTTGGCCACGAAGCCACGATAGGCGACCGCagcctgctgcgcgagacggATGTCGGGCCGCAGTACgctgtcgcgcgcggcgcagagtcGAAAAACGAAAAGCTGGTCGTGTTTGACGGCGAGACGGACGAGGCAGATATTCAGATGCACTAG
- a CDS encoding cardiolipin synthase (CMP-forming) (EggNog:ENOG503NZR2; TransMembrane:3 (n3-11c15/16o138-159i192-210o226-244i); COG:I) — MFAVLAGGCALRTQGMRAGVRVRVPLLARALSRTAIWRQDAPRPPNVRPTRKEVLATVPNMLTVSRICMCPFIGWSVVCGEPYLTLGLLGVAGATDLLDGYIARRYKSYTTFGSIADPAADKLLMATMVVSLCASGQMALPLAAIILGRDIFLVALAFYMRFRSLPPPRTWTRYCDPHLPSVHVTPTQLSKANTFLQLLLVGLLTLYPVLPDEWQNNVYMQRTRQALSWVVAGTTLWTGVDYACSRRAVRYLHRT, encoded by the coding sequence ATGTtcgccgtgctcgccgGAGGGTGTGCTCTGCGCACGCAAGGCATGCGGGcgggcgtgcgtgtgcgtgtgccgctgcttgcgcgcgcactgtcCCGCACCGCAATTTGGCGccaagatgcgccgcgcccccCCAACGTGCGGCCCACGCGCAAAGAAGTGCTTGCGACGGTGCCCAACATGCTGACCGTCTCGCGGATCTGCATGTGCCCGTTTATTGGATGGTCGGTGGTGTGCGGCGAGCCGTACCTGACGCTTGGCCTTTTGGGCGTTGCGGGCGCGACCGACCTGCTGGACGGCtacattgcgcggcgctacaAAAGCTACACAACCTTTGGCAGCATCGCCGACCCTGCGGCGGACAAGCTGCTCATGGCCACAATGGTCGTTTctctgtgcgcgagcggccAGATGGCATTGCCGCTCGCGGCGATTATTCTCGGGAGAGACATTTTTCTCGTAGCGCTTGCATTCTACATGCGCTTCCGCTCCCTGCCTCCTCCGCGCACCTGGACGCGCTACTGTGATCCTCATCTCCCCTCGGTGCACGTCACGCCTACGCAGCTCAGCAAAGCCAACACGTTTCTACAGCTCTTGCTTGTGGGGCTCCTCACGCTCTACCCCGTGCTTCCGGACGAATGGCAAAACAATGTGTatatgcagcgcacgcgccaagcgctctCGTGGGTCGTGGCGGGCACGACGCTATGGACGGGCGTCGACTATGCATGCagccggcgcgccgtgcgctaTCTCCACAGAACATAG